One genomic window of Desulfurococcus mucosus DSM 2162 includes the following:
- a CDS encoding 2-oxoacid:acceptor oxidoreductase family protein, with product MKVEILIIGRGGQGVLLLGRLLGLAASKYAGLYAVATETYAAETRGGESRADVVIGGSMSDIDYVKVQSPDIAVFMYPFNIEKYRQLLKPESRVFIDEEYVKPDFFKGFKLYSQRYSGLAESTVGSSRVANMVIAGHIARATGILSLEDLKKTVIDLTPERWHQANIKALELGFSLPV from the coding sequence GTCCTCCTCCTCGGGAGACTCCTGGGGCTGGCTGCAAGCAAGTACGCCGGGCTATACGCTGTGGCAACGGAGACCTATGCAGCTGAGACGAGGGGTGGGGAGAGCCGGGCGGATGTTGTCATAGGTGGATCCATGAGTGACATAGACTATGTTAAAGTACAGTCACCGGATATAGCTGTCTTCATGTACCCCTTCAACATCGAGAAGTACAGGCAGCTCCTGAAGCCTGAAAGCAGGGTGTTCATAGATGAGGAATATGTTAAACCCGACTTCTTCAAGGGCTTCAAGCTCTACTCACAGAGGTATAGTGGACTAGCCGAGTCCACTGTGGGGAGCAGCAGGGTTGCAAACATGGTGATAGCCGGTCACATAGCGAGGGCCACAGGCATACTTAGCCTAGAGGACTTGAAGAAAACCGTCATCGACCTAACTCCTGAGCGATGGCATCAAGCGAATATAAAGGCGCTTGAACTAGGGTTCTCCCTACCAGTCTAG